In one window of Drosophila innubila isolate TH190305 chromosome 2L unlocalized genomic scaffold, UK_Dinn_1.0 4_B_2L, whole genome shotgun sequence DNA:
- the LOC117780674 gene encoding uncharacterized protein LOC117780674: MSAQEVTLVCENLLTFQCLDNQLESAKDYALWLASNMEISWRGRLIEGLLEFLREPSPQHTPRQCVKALRVLHEMTTHCTKVDVKRLVLTTELLSLLRQILNMSRLRGTIKCCCLALLSNILVCGWRMRDAVVESGLLTELLRLLNHEHQGQVMWLLYQVLRYKVPGPSLYAIKKIAQALPALLHHSQDVELLVPALQLSRLISEYHSAMVPAMLKSRLLSRVVRFVLSPVEEVQRQAIFVLSNVCLEYRRRESLFKFPKSILLHIHGLVLGGRLEIRILVLQLLSGIIDNRCIKLEHFVELGLLKKIVFCASKQEPNQRVRLTAGWTLVSLALHLCRCYLEYFIDCGALHAICDLLRLELPVQLLRNILVVLFLLSEKHCHSKQCLLHVMWQCNIWPTVKSLQHNSNAAVRTLSTLLTSRHSMELIFPEGLVFVRM; the protein is encoded by the coding sequence ATGAGTGCTCAAGAGGTGACTCTTGTCTGTGAGAATTTGCTAACCTTTCAATGTCTGGACAATCAGTTGGAGTCCGCTAAGGATTATGCACTCTGGCTGGCCTCCAACATGGAGATATCATGGCGAGGCAGGTTGATCGAAGGCCTGCTCGAGTTCCTAAGGGAACCGAGTCCACAACACACGCCTCGGCAGTGTGTGAAGGCGTTGCGAGTGCTGCACGAGATGACGACACACTGCACCAAGGTGGATGTGAAGCGTCTGGTTCTGACCACcgagttgttgtcgttgttgcgtCAGATTCTTAACATGTCCCGACTGCGAGGCACCATCAAATGCTGTTGTCTGGCGTTGCTGAGCAACATCCTCGTCTGTGGCTGGCGGATGAGAGATGCCGTTGTGGAGTCGGGTCTGTTAACCGAGTTGTTGCGTCTCTTGAACCACGAACACCAGGGACAAGTGATGTGGCTGCTCTATCAGGTGTTGAGATACAAGGTACCAGGTCCATCTTTGTATGCCATCAAGAAGATTGCTCAAGCGTTGCCCGCTTTGCTGCATCACTCACAGGATGTGGAGTTGCTGGTGCCGGCATTGCAGTTATCTCGACTCATCTCCGAGTATCACTCGGCGATGGTACCTGCCATGCTCAAGTCGAGGCTGCTGAGTCGTGTGGTTCGCTTTGTTCTTAGTCCAGTGGAGGAGGTGCAGCGGCAGGCAATCTTTGTACTGTCAAATGTCTGCTTGGAATATCGACGTCGTGAGTCACTCTTCAAATTCCCCAAGAGCATTCTTTTGCATATCCACGGTCTGGTCTTGGGCGGACGACTGGAGATACGGATCTTGGTGCTACAGCTGCTGAGCGGAATCATCGACAACAGATGCATTAAGCTGGAGCACTTTGTGGAGTTGGGTTTGTTGAAGAAGATTGTCTTCTGCGCCAGCAAACAGGAGCCCAATCAGCGAGTGCGCCTGACCGCCGGCTGGACCCTTGTCAGCTTGGCTTTGCATCTTTGTCGTTGCTACCTGGAATACTTTATCGATTGTGGTGCTCTTCATGCCATTTGTGATCTTCTGCGTCTGGAATTGCCGGTCCAATTGCTGCGCAACATTCTCGTGGTGCTGTTCCTTCTCAGCGAGAAGCATTGCCACAGCAAACAGTGTCTGCTGCATGTCATGTGGCAGTGCAACATTTGGCCCACGGTTAAGTCCCTGCAACACAATAGCAATGCTGCCGTTCGTACATTAAGCACTCTTCTGACTTCTCGTCACTCCATGGAATTGATATTTCCCGAGGGACTCGTCTTTGTAAGaatgtaa